A window of Bacillota bacterium genomic DNA:
CTGCCCTTAGCCATGCCGGTAATCGTGGCCGGGTTGCGGACTATGACGGTCATGACCATCGGGACGGCGACCATCGCCGCCATGATCGGGGCAGGAGGGCTAGGGGTGCTGATATTCAGGGGGATCAGCACGGTGAACAATGCCATGATCATAGCCGGCGCGGTGCCAGTGGCGTTGCTGGCCGTGCTGGTCGATTGGATCCTGGGACTCGTGGAAAGGAGGCTGATGTCGCGTCCTGCGTTTCGGGGGCAGAAAGAGAGCGATCGGATGCGGGTCAAGGGACAAGTACATGGGGTTTGACGGGAAGTACCACAGAGAGGAGGCTGATGTTATGCTGAAGAGAGCTGCGATTGCCTCGCAGGTTCTGGTGGCAGTGGCGGTGATGATTGTGCTGGCAGTGGGGTGCGTGACCAAGAAGGCCGAGCAGCCGCAGGCGGGTCCGGCTCCTGCGCCGGCGGAGAAGAAAATCGCCATAGGGGCCGAGCAGTGGACGGAGGGGTTAATCTGCTCAGAGCTGATGGCTCAATTGGCTGAAAAGCACGGCTTTAAGGTAGAACGTAAGTTCCATCTTCAGGGCAAGGAACTTCTGCACGCCGGGATAACGAGCGGCCAGTTCGATGCCTACCCGGAGTACACTTCGAGCGGTTGGCTCTTCGTGCTGAAGCAAGAACCCATTCACGACCCGGATGTGGTGTTTGAGAAGGTGAAGGCGGCGTACGAGGAGAAGTTCGGCATCACCTGGCTGCCCACTCTTGGATTCAACGACACCTACGCGCTGGCGGTGACTAAGGACTTTGCGGCCAAGCACAATGTGAGGACCTGTTCGGAGCTGGCGAAGATCAAGGGCCTGCGGTTTGGGGCCGAGCCCGATTTCTTCGAGCGGAAGGACGGTTACGATGGGCTCGTCGAGACGTACGGCTTCGACTGCAAGAAAGTTCAGCTCGAGATCGGCCTCAAGTACAAGGCGCTGGCGGAAGGCAAGGTGGATGTAATCGATGCCTTCACCACCGACGGGCTACTGAGGGTGTACGACCTAGTCATTCTCGAAGATGACAAGAGGTTCTTTGTCCCCTACTACTGCTGCCCCATCGTGCGCATGGATACCCTGAAGAAGTATCCAGAACTGAGAGATATCTGGGGCGCCCTAGCCGGAAAGATCAACGAGGAAACCATGGTGGCCTTGAATTACGAGGTTGACGTCAACAAGCGGGATCCCGCCGAGGTGGCGGCAGAATTTCTGCGGAAGCTCGGTCTCCGGTGAATGAGGTGTCTCCCGGCTTGTGGGGAGGGCCGGAGGGCGTGGAAGGCGTGGCCGTTTTAGGGCCGGGATCGGGACGGGGTCCGGCGATGATCGAGCTCGAGGACGTGTGCAAGGTCTACCCAGGTGGTCTGGTCGCGGTCGATCACGTGACCCTGAGGATCGAAAAGGGCGAGATGATTGCCGTGATTGGACCGTCGGGATGCGGCAAGACCACCACGCTCAAGATGATCAATCGCCTCATCGATCCCAGCTCGGGCACCATCAGGGTAGGCGGAGAGGATATCAGCCGAGTTGACCCGGTGCAGCTTCGCCGGCGTATCGGCTACACCATTCAGCAGGTGGGGCTGTTCCCCCACATGACTGTGGCGGAGAACATTGCCTTCGTGCTCAGGATCACCGGGCGTCTCCGGGAAGAGCAACGCCGACGGGCCGAAGAGCTAATCCAGCTGGTGGGGATGCCCGAGTCGGTCCTGGGGCGGTATCCGGCCGAACTGAGCGGCGGCCAGCAGCAGAGGGTGGGTGTGGCCCGGGCTCTGGCGGCGGACCCCGAGGTGGTTCTCATGGACGAGCCGTTTGGAGCCCTGGATCCCTTGACCCGGGAGCAGTTGCAAGACGAGCTCATCCGGCTTCACGCTCAGTTAAGCAAGACCATCGTCTTCGTGACCCACGACATCCAGGAGGCATTCAGGTTGGGTGGACGGGTAGCTCTGATGCGGGCCGGTAGACTGGTCCAACTCGGGCGGCCGGCGGATTTCATCGAGCGGCCGGTAGACGATTTCGTGGCGAATTTCGTGGGCCTGCGGGGATTCCTGAACTACCTGGCGGCGGTCCCCGTGAGGGACGTGATGGTTACCGACTTCCCCCGGGCGAGGATTGGGACCGTGGCCGGAGATGTCGACGCCCTCCTGGGTGGTTGGGATGCGGCGGTGGTTGTCAGCGGAGACGGGGTGCTTGCGGGAGTCGTGCGGCGGGAGAACCTAGCCCCCGGATGCATCATCGACGGTCCGGTGGTGGCACCACTGCACCGCGGAGTGGATGCCTTTGCCCCCGTGGGTCAGGCGCTCGAGGAAATGCTGGTGCGCGGGCTAACCTGGTTGCCGGTCGAGGAAAACGGTCGGCTGGTGGGGATGATCACCTTCCGCAGTTGCTTCAAGCTGTTTGGCGCCCGGGGTATACGGCCGCGTTCCTGAGGCCCGCCCCGGGCGGCCCGACAGGGGAGCAAGCGGATTTCATCGCTGCGACATGGCTGGTGCTTTAGGGAGCGCGGGTAGGCGATTATGGGACAGGCGCGGATCCCCGTGAGTGGGAACGGAGGACGGTTGGGTGGAACATGGAAGTGGAGGTTACCGGGTCAAGGGGGGCTCCTGGCCCTGCTTTGGTGGGACTTCGCGACCGTCCGCTTCGTGGGGGGTAGCCCCTCGGGGTGTCGTGGGAGTGTGCCCATTCAGCTCGTGCTCTTGGCTGGGGGGCCACAACCAGCCTGGTAGCCGGGCAGGCGCAGGAGAAAGCCGATGATAGAGCTGACCGGGAGATCGCTTCCTACCACGGACGTGGGGGAAGTCGCTTGCCGCGGCCGCAAGGTTGGCTTGGCGCGCGGGGTTAAAGAACGCCTGGAGAGGGTCGGGTGGTTGTCGAGGGTGCGATCGAGACAGGGTGTCCCTTTTAGGGGGTAAACACCGGTTTCGGGGCTTTGGCAACAGCATTGGCGCGGTACAGGCGGTACAGAGGATCCAGGAGTTGCGGCGGAACCTCATCCGCAGTCATGGCTGCGCGGTGGGCGAGTGTTCCCCCCAAGGTGGTAAGGGCGGTGAATTGGGCGGAGACTGTGGGCGTGTGCAAAGAGAGGCCGTCCAGGAGAGGGGCATGCCGCGGGGGAGGAGCACGTGCAGGAGGGAACGTGACGTGCGGAAGAGGGCGGTGCTGGGTGCGGGAAGAGGCTTTGCCGGGCGGAAGCTGGAGAATGCATTCCCAGCTTCAGTGAGGGACGGCGCCCAGGGGTGGTTGCCGTCACCCTGGGGGCGGGCCGGTCGAGAGTGGGGTTTTTAGTGCTGGAGGCGTCCCTTCTGACCTGTCTATAACCGCGCTGGATAGGCCAACACCATAGGCACTTCCGAACACGCTAATGGAGATCGGTTTTGCAGGTTGCCCGGCGGCGACTGAACTCGTCGATATGGAGACCCCCACGGCGAGCATCCTGCATCGGAGCGAGGAGCGTGATCCGGTTGGACCCATGAAGGGTATCAAACCTGGCAAAGTGCGTGATTTGGCCTGCCGGTTGGGCTGTGGCATCGCTGAAGAGCATGGGCTCCGGGTGTTCCTGTAAGGGGGGGCACCATCCGGCCTGAGCAACTGGCGGCTAGCCGACATCCGCCGAGGAGAGGACGAGGGACCCATGATCGCCATCTCTCATGCGGAGTGCCGTTCCGAGGCGGACGGAGTAGCGGCGGGAGCCCGCCCTTTTGGAGGGTGCTTTCCCGGTTGTCGCGGGGGTGCAAGCCGCAAGGGCGAGAGATCCGGGTGCCGAATAGTGCACCCCGGCGGCGATCCTCCGTCAGCAAGGCAGAAAGGGTCATGCCTCGGGCGGATGTGCTGCGGGTGGTCATCACCTGCAGGTTGCCCGCAACTGGCACGAGAGACGGGGACGTTGCCTTCAGGCAGCTTCACGGGCGGGGTCTGGAGTTGTTTGCCATGCAACGAATGGACTGCTGGTCTGCGTAGCGGCAAGTGAGTCAGGGTCTGAGGTTGGAGGTAGGACCAGTGAGACTAGCTGTACAACCTCTGACGGTTTCCGACATTAACCGGATACACGGCTGGGCACTGGACGTCCTGGAGCAGGTTGGTGTCGATTTCCGTGACGAGCAGGCACTTGAAATGTTCCGGCACCGCGGGGCGCGGGTGGAGGGATCGCGGGTGTTTCTCCCCGCCCACCTGGTGGAGGCGGCGCTGGAGACCGTGCCCCGCTCCTTTTCGTTGCTGGGGCGGAACCCCTCCCGTCGAGTGACGATAGGCGGCAACGGGCCGGTGCTGGCTGCGGCCAGCGGCGCCGTGTACGTGGTGACGGGAGAGGGCGAGCGGCGCCCGGCGAAAGCAGGCGACTGCATCCGGTTGGTGAAGCTGGTTCAGGGTAGCCCCTGTGTCCAGGTCAGTTGTGGAGGAATGGTTGTTCCCTGGGACGTGCCGGTTGACCAAAGGTACGCTTTCATGATGCTGTGCAGCCTGTGGTTCTCCGACAAGCCCGTACACGGCTTCGCCGATGGAGCCCACGCGGCCCGGGATTCGATCGAAATGGCACGGCTGGCCATGGGAATTGAGGAGGACTGGGGGAGGCCGGAAGGCGCGAAGTTTGTCATCGCCACCGTCAATCCCACGTCGCCCCTGCGGTACGACCGGGAGTCGATCCAGGGGCTGATCGAGTTTGCCCGTGCCTGCCAGCCGGTGGTACTAGCTTCTTGCGGCATGGCCGGATCCACCAGCCCCGTCACGCTTTCCGGCACGCTGGTTCTGACTCATGCGGAAATCCTGGCCGGGTTGGTGTTCGTGCAACTCATAGGCCCCGGCACTCCGGTGGTGTACGGCAACGTGTCGTGTCCGTGCGACATGC
This region includes:
- a CDS encoding glycine betaine ABC transporter substrate-binding protein: MGFDGKYHREEADVMLKRAAIASQVLVAVAVMIVLAVGCVTKKAEQPQAGPAPAPAEKKIAIGAEQWTEGLICSELMAQLAEKHGFKVERKFHLQGKELLHAGITSGQFDAYPEYTSSGWLFVLKQEPIHDPDVVFEKVKAAYEEKFGITWLPTLGFNDTYALAVTKDFAAKHNVRTCSELAKIKGLRFGAEPDFFERKDGYDGLVETYGFDCKKVQLEIGLKYKALAEGKVDVIDAFTTDGLLRVYDLVILEDDKRFFVPYYCCPIVRMDTLKKYPELRDIWGALAGKINEETMVALNYEVDVNKRDPAEVAAEFLRKLGLR
- a CDS encoding ABC transporter permease, which encodes GIGELPALVALFIYGLLPVVRNTYVGITGVDPAVVEAATGMGVTDRQLLWLIELPLAMPVIVAGLRTMTVMTIGTATIAAMIGAGGLGVLIFRGISTVNNAMIIAGAVPVALLAVLVDWILGLVERRLMSRPAFRGQKESDRMRVKGQVHGV
- a CDS encoding ABC transporter ATP-binding protein, encoding MEGVAVLGPGSGRGPAMIELEDVCKVYPGGLVAVDHVTLRIEKGEMIAVIGPSGCGKTTTLKMINRLIDPSSGTIRVGGEDISRVDPVQLRRRIGYTIQQVGLFPHMTVAENIAFVLRITGRLREEQRRRAEELIQLVGMPESVLGRYPAELSGGQQQRVGVARALAADPEVVLMDEPFGALDPLTREQLQDELIRLHAQLSKTIVFVTHDIQEAFRLGGRVALMRAGRLVQLGRPADFIERPVDDFVANFVGLRGFLNYLAAVPVRDVMVTDFPRARIGTVAGDVDALLGGWDAAVVVSGDGVLAGVVRRENLAPGCIIDGPVVAPLHRGVDAFAPVGQALEEMLVRGLTWLPVEENGRLVGMITFRSCFKLFGARGIRPRS